Below is a genomic region from Leptolyngbyaceae cyanobacterium.
GAGCTATTAAATCCCCTAAGTAAACCAGGGTTATTAGACAAAATAGCTTCAGAAAATTGGCTGATTGAAAGTAGTTTTTTTCAATACCAATTTGCCAACTTTAATACAAATTTTGGTGATGTAGACGCGGGAGAATTGAAAAATTATCCTGAGTTATACTTTACGATTATTCTCAAAAGAGGTTTAGTTGGCATTTTAATCGCTCGAATTATCCCCCTGAGTGTCGTGGCAATTTTGTTGTTTATTCTGCTCTTACTCAGTCGCGATAGTAGTATGGAAGTTTTGGGTGCTTGTGGCGGATTAATTTTTATTTTAATAGTCGATCAAATTGGTTTAAGAGGAGAAATTGCGGCCAGCGGAATAGTTTATTTGGAGTATATTTATTTCATATTATATCTGTTGATATTGCTGGTAGTAGTGAATGCCATCTTGTACAACGGCGAACAAAAGTTCTCTTCGATCGAGTATAAAAATAATTTATTACCAAAAATACTTTACTGGCCTGGTCTTTTAGGTGTTTTATTGATCTTAACAGCTGTCGCGTTTTATTAAGATAATTAGCTAAAATATCAATCATGCCTTCTCTAGATGCTCGATCGATCGCTTCGATCCTTTTCCTCCAACGCCAAGCGGCGTCTCTGTTGTTGTATCAGTCTGTTCTCCAGGAAGAACCGGGAATAGCTTTCATCAACTTGCTGGATGCTTTGCGACGACGAGATGCTGATGGGATAGTCTACTTATCTGCTTATGGGAGATGGTTTCGCGCCGTTGCCGCTACCAATCTCAGCTGGCAAGATTATTTACTCAAACAAATTCTCCGTAACGATAACCCATTTACTCAGCAATTGCAAAAGCAAGATTTGGCTAGTTTGTCACCAGCTTTGGTAGCAGCCGTTCAGCAGGATTTACAAGCTTTGCAAAGTCTCTACGAGTGTAGCGGTGCAGAACTGAGTTGTTGGGTACAAGAGGCATCGGAGTTACCTTTAGCACCTGTTGCTTGGTATCGCGATGACGATGGAACGAGCTTTTTATCAAAATTAGAAAAAAAGACGATCGCATTTCTGCAAGAATCAGAAAATTGGGCAGACGCCATCGAAGATTTAGCCACTTACTATCGAGAATGCGGCGTTGGTATATTTGCCGAATATCGCGCTTTCCGCTGGCAGTCGGGACAGTTAATCGGCATTGGCAATCCCGATCCGATTAAACTAAATGAGTTAGTTGGTTATCAAACTCAAAAAGAAGCTTTAGTAAAAAATACCGAGTTTTTACTGACGGGTTTTTCAGCCCTGAACGTGTTACTTTATGGCAGTCGCGGTTCGGGAAAATCTTCTTTAGTTAAAGGATTGTTGAACGAATATTGGGATAGCAATCTCCGTTTGATTGAAGTTTCTAAAGCTGACTTGAAAGATTTAGCAATTATCGTGAATCGCTTGCGCGATCTCAGACAGAAATTTATTATTTTTGTAGACGACCTCTCCTTTGAGGAAGATGACGACGCTTTTAAATCACTCAAAGTAGTATTGGAAGGCAATATAACTGCTAGACCGCAAAATGTCGTGGTTTATGCTACTTCTAATCGGCGTCATCTAGTGCGAGAATTTTTTGCAGACCGCCCCCGTCCTAAGGATGCCGAGGAAATTCATAATTGGGATACGGTACAAGAAAAGCTTTCATTTAGCGATCGCTTTGGTTTAACTCTTACTTTTGAGCCAGCTAATCAAAAAACTTATTTAGAAATTATTAATCATTTAACCGCACAAGCTGGTATTGCGATCGATCCGGAACAATTAGAAAAGCGGGCATTACAATGGGCAACTCGCCACAACGGACGTTCTGGCAGGACAGCACGCCAATTTGTTGATTTTCTAAGGGCTGAGTTGGCAATTTCAGAATAGAATCCAGAATCCAGAATTCAGAATCCAGAATTCAGAATCCTTCAATCAATATAGTTTGCAGACTACCAAATTGAAAATTTAGCGAGGGACTTAAACCAGTTTATACATCTGCCAGTTACGCTACAATTCCATTGGAGAATTCTGACTCCTGACTTCTGAATTCTGTTTTATTAAATTTTTTTTACGAAATTGCCGATCGTACTCCTGTAGTAGCAATACTGAAAACAGTTTTATGGCAAGAGGAAACCAAAATGGGCTTGTTCGATAAAATAACTGGTGGTCGCAGGCAAACCCAAACAACGCTAGGGCCAGCCGAAGGATTTGCCGCGATCGCGTTAATCGCAGTCGCCGCAGATGGTTACATGACTGATTCGGAAGCTCAAGTTATTAGCAGTACTCTATCTCGGATGCAACTTTTCCGGAGTTATCCCGGAGATGTCATGCGAAGAATGATCGATAAACTCCTGGGAATTCTCCAACGAGAAGGAGTTGATGCTTTATTTAATGCTGCGCTGGCTACTCTTCCCGATGAATTAAAAGAAACTGTTTTTGCCGTAGCAACGGATATCGTTTTGGCAGATGGAGAAGTTACTGAAGAAGAAGAAAAACTGTTGAACGATCTTTACCGCGCTTTAGAAATTTCCGAAGCAACCGCCATCAAAATTATCGATGTAATGATGATCAAAAATAAAGGTTGAACAAGCATAGAAAATTCAGAATTCGGCAAGCGATTAGCAGTAAATCAAAGTCGTTAGCCAAATAATATAGCGATCCTAAATGAATTGCGAACAACTCAACCCCACCCAACCCTCCCCTTACTAAGGGGAGGGCTAGGGTGGGGTTGATTACTTAAATAGGATCGCTATAGAGCACTTTTTTTGGTAAACGATGCAACCGGACATGATATAAATCCTGAATCTTGAATTCTGAATTCTTCTTTTATCATGTTCGTATTCGAGTTTAAATGCCTGGGAAAACCTAAGCAGTACACAGCAATTGAAGAAGCCATTCGCACATCCCAGTTCATCAGAAACAAATGCCTAAGGCTTTGGATAGATAACAAAGGCGTCAATTGTCAATAACTCAATAAACTAAAAATTGCTGATATTAATTCCGTGGTATCTACGGGTTTGGCAATATGTTTCTGAAATCCGGCTGCTAGCGCTTGTTCGCGATCGTATTCTGCTGCATAAGCAGTTAAAGCGATCGCCGGAATTTTTCCTCCTTCCCATACCGATCGCGACCTGATCTGACGGATCAGCATATAACCATCTACTTCTGGCATTCCAATATCGCTAATTAAAATATCTGGTTGAAACTCATCTAATATAGATAAAGCTTCTTTTCCAGAAGCCGCAACTTTTATATTTGCTCCGTATTCTGCCAAAATAATACTGACTAACTCTCTGATATCTGCATCATCATCTACCACTAAAATTCGCCAGCCACTTAAGTTATTAGGAGTAACGGGTAACTGACAATCTTGATTAGTTTCCTCAATTGTTTCGATCAGAGGTAGCCTAATCGTGAAAGTCGCCCCCATTCCTTCTCCCAAACTTCCCGCTTCCACAGTACCGCCATGCAGTTCGGTTAATTGGCGCACGATCGCTAATCCTAATCCCAGTCCACCAAATTTGCGCGTAGTACCCCCATCAGCTTGTCGGAAATAATCAAATACATACGGCAGAAATTCGGGTGAGATCCCCATTCCGGTATCTTTAATTTGGATTTGAGCAAAAGAACCAATTGATTCTAAACGCACTTCCACTCGTCCGCCAGTCGGGGTAAACTTAATCGCATTAGAAAGTAAGTTCCAAAAAACTTGCTGAAGGCGACCGGCATCACCAGAAATTTGCCCGACATTCCAATCCAGCCAAGTTTGAATTTCAATTCCTTTTGCTTCTGCTGCTAATCGCACAGTTTCTAAAGCAGCGTCAATGGTGCTGATTAAGTTAACTCGGTCAACATTTAAGACCATTTTGCCGCGTAGAATGCGAGAAACATCGAGCAAGTCTTCGATTAATTGTGTTTGCAATTTGGCGTTGCGTTCGATCGTTTCTAAAGCTTTTTCGGTGGTTTTTTCATCTAACTGGCGAGTTCGCAATAAATTAGTCCAGCCTAAAATGGGGTTGAGAGGCGATCGCAATTCATGGGAAAGCACTGCCAAAAACTGATCCTTGATTCGATTAGCGTTCTCTGCTTCCAGGCGTGCTGCTTGCTCTAGCGCTAGCAATCGCTCTTTTTCTTCCTCTGCCAATTTGCGATCGGTTACCTCTTGCACTACTCCCAACATCCGCAAAACTTGACCGTTAGCATTATATTGGGCGCGTCCTTTGGCAGAAATCCACTTTGTGGTGCGATCGCGATCGACTAACCGATACTCGATATCGTAATCAATCCGTTCGGCGATCGCTCTTTCCACTGCTAAGCGAGCCCGTTCCCTATCTTCTGGATGAAGTAGTTCTCTCATCATCCGCCAAGTCACGAACGATCCGGATGGGATACCGAAAATTTCCGCCGCTCGATCGCTTAACGTTACCGCATCGGTTGCGGCATCCCAACTCCAGTCTCCCAAATGAGTAACTGATAGTGCCAAATTTAACCGTTCTGCATTTTCCCGCACCGCCTCTTCCGCTCGTTTGCGCTGACTCAGATCGAGAATAAAACTAATCACGTTTTCGCGGGGATCGTTCTCTAAAAGGGCTGCCCCCACTAGAACGGGTACTCGACGATTATCTTTACTGATAAATGCTTTTTCATAAGGAGTATGTGCTCCTTTCGTAATCAATTCCTCTAAAGCAGGTACGTCCAGATAGCGTAAATCCGGCGGTGTCATTTCGTCCCAGCGCACCCGTCCCTCTGCGACATCTTGGCGGGTGTAGTTCGTCATTTTCAAGAAAGCATCGTTGGCATCGGTAATTGCACCGTCCGTAGTCGCCGAAACTACACCGATGATATTGGCATCTACTAATCGTCGAAATTTGGCTTCGCTGCGGCGCAGTTCTTCCTTGGCGCGTTTGGCTTCCGTAATATCGTTAAAAATGGCGACGGCGGCAGTAATTTCTTTGCGATCGTAAATTGGTGCGGAACTGATTTCTACAAAACCGCGACTGCCGTTTGTATGGATGAACTCGACTTCTTCTTTCACGATCGTTTCTCCCGTTTTCAGCGATCGCGCGATCGGGTATTCTTCTTTTCTAAGAGGCGTACCGTCTTCGTGAATACCCGTATATTCGTCGTATCTTTCTATTTCAGAAATCGCTGGATAGCCCAAAATCGCTTCTACTTGCTGATTGGCTAAAATCGTTTTACCAGTTACCCGATCGGCAATAATTACTCCCGCAGGCATTTGCCGTAGCACGGCTTCAAAAAGCGATCGTTCGATTTCTAATTGATGTAGCAATTGTTCTCTTTCTGCTTCGATCTTTTCCCTTTGCGCGATCTCTTGTCTGAGTTTTTCTAAAGCAACTGCCATATCCGCACGAGTAGCGCTATCTGTTGCCAACAGTCGATCGAGTTCTTCTTCCAAAGTGCGATCGCTCGATCGCACTACAAACTCATCAAATTCATCACCCCTAGCAATAAACGACGTTTGTTCGCTCCAGCAATTCGTATCGAACAGCTTAGTACAGACACCCGCAAACTTACCCGCCATCATTCCGCTACCCCAGCACACCCCCAGCGCTTTTTGATAACGTCCTTCCCAACTATCCGCTACTCGAAAGCGACATAATTGTTTTTCCCAATCTATATCGAGCAGTTGCATATTTCCCCAACCAGCTGCCCGCGCCATTGTTGCTAAAGTAGCAAATCCTTCCTCAAAAGTTTCAAATTGAGAAATCACTTGCCAATCTGTTTCCACGCTTTTGCGCCCCTCACTTTGGAGTGCCAAAGCAAACCTTTGGTTACCTACCATTGCCTGAAAAGCAGACATCAAGCCAGCTAGGGTTGTATCTAACCACATCAGGATGCCCGGAACTCCCGCGATCGTAAAAGTGCCTCGTTCCACCTGCCATTCGATATCGCAACCCGAGACGTGAATTTTATTTGATGAGGCTGGCGATCGTACCTGGGGAAACTTTGTTTGTTCTATTTCTACTAGTTGTTGACGCAAAGCAACTAGTTCTTCAATCAACTCATCTTTAGTTTTTTCTTTATCTTGCATCGTCGCTATACCAAGCAAAACTCAAAACGACCGAGCTAATTTGTCGCGATCGGGTAAATTTCAGTAGATTATTAGTTATAAGTTTTTAAAACTATAGCCTAAGTCTACTATTTTACTTACCAATCTAACGATAGATGACAAGTTAAAATAATTCACCATTAGATAGACTTTTTAACCTTTGCTGAATAAACTTGTTGCTCCTTTGTTTTAACCGTTCAGTTTGCTAAATTAACGGCTGCGTCATACAGTACAATAGAGGAAACAACAACCAAACATTATCTTTTCTTAATAACTCAAGTTGCTAGTTATCCAAACTTAGGGAGGTAGGGACTCTCTTGCTAGGGAAAGAAGGGACTAGAAGTAAATCATCTGAAAAAGGTTTCAATTTTTAATCATCTTCTCATCTCAATACCAGCCTAAACCTTATAAATAGCAACTTACGTTAATATTTTTGAACTGCTAATTAGCATTTGCCAACTCTACTCATTTTGGCATACTCCATAATCTACTGCCCATTTAAATTTCACGGTTAAGCCTCTCGGCTGAAAGATTGAATCTGGTATCCTCCACTACATTAAAACTATCACGCTTAGCTGACCGGGGTTTCCCATCCTTCAGGACAGTAACTTTTCTAAAGTATTAGCATTTTTTTCAAAAAAATAACCTTTCAGCATGAAGATAAAAACGAATTATTTTGCATTTGTCTATCTTTATCTATAATTAAAATAGGTTAAAAACATTTAAAACTATTCCGCAACCCTCTCCCATTTGGCCGATGAAATTGATTGATTAATTTGTTTAAATTGTATGGTACGAAACAGTGGAGAGTAAAATTATGCGCCCATTAAATATTGGTTTATCAACCGAACAACGTCAAGGTGTAATCGATTTATTAAACCGCGATTTATCCGACGCTTATCTACTTTTAATTAAAACCAAAAAGTACCATTGGGACGTAGTAGGGCCACAATTCCGTTCGTTGCACCAAATGTGGGAAGAGCATTACACTGCTTTAACGGAAAACATTGATGCGATCGCAGAACGAGTCCGCGCTTTAGGTGGCTATCCCTTAGGTACAGCCGAAGGTTTCCTGAAATATGCCTCCCTCAAAGAAGATGCTGGCAGCCTGCCGAACGCTCAAGGTATGGTAGAAAACCTCGTCAACGATCACGAACAAGTGATCCGCAACTACCGCGATCATATTGACCAATGTGCAGAAAAATTCCACGATCAAGGTACAGCTGATTTCTTAACAGGTTTGATGGAACAGCACGAAGAAATGGCTTGGATGTTGCGTTCCTTTATCGAAGGTGAAGATATCGTTCCCGACGGTAAGCTGAAGTCAGAATTGAAAGTTCCAGTGAACTCTAAGTAATCAGATTCCAGAACTTTTCAGCTACATAGAAACCCGGTTTCTTCAAGAAACCTGGTTTCTGATTTTACTTAATCCGATCGCAAATGGTATCAAGAATACAAACAGCCGAAATCCGGTCAAACGATCGAGAAAGTAATTAATTGTTGGAAAAAATCGCAAACAGCTACTTTTGGAGAACGCCACATTAGAGGAAATTCAGAAAATTTTAGAAAATAGATTTTAGCTAGATTCTAGCCCCTTCTTCCCCTAGCCCCATCACTTCTATTTTGACAAACTACTGCATCAGAATACTGAGACCCAAGGGTATACAATCGAGTAGCTTGAGAGCGCCGGAAAAGAGCTTCGGCTTGAGTTTGATTTCCCATTTTGAGGTGCAGTTCTCCCAGAGCGATCAGACTGAGAGCGAAATCGGGATGTTCCGAACCCAAAACATTCTCCTGCATAGCCAAAGCGCGTTCCACAATAGGAATTGCTTGAGCGTACCTACCTTGTTTGTAAAGCTGAGAAGCTTGCTGGATCAGGCGTTTTGCTTCTTCCACTTCAGCACACTGTTCGGCAGAAAGCGTTGGCTTTTGTGCCATCATTCTACTAGGAACGATCGTTACAATACCCAGCGTGGCGATAAAAACAGTTGTCCACAGCAGCATTCTCCGGCTCATAATGTTTCCCCATCCGTAAGTTAAGGTATTTTATAGATAGAATTCTGCTTATCCACTGCGATCGTTGCTCCTGATTTTTGTCATTTTGGCACAGACCAAGAACGAACTTCGCCCAAAGTGACGGGAATTCTGTCACTCACATCAACGGTAAACCGATAAACCCTCTTCGCCCTGCGACTGTTTTCCGGATCGAAAAACTTTAATATCACATCCCAACAATCGCTATTAATCCGACAAAACGGGCTTTTTTCTACTTCAATCGTATCGAGTTGCATTCCTCTGGAAATCGCTTCAGCGAAGCTCGAAGCTGCTTGGAAAGCGTTAGTAACGGAAAAATTCAACGCCCTGTCTTTAGAAGTTTGTCCTAAATTTTGGAACTCAAAATAAACTTTATTTACGAAGCTAATAAGAGCTTGTCGCATGGCAATTTCATCAACTTGCGGTGCTTGGGCAGCGACACTTTGCAAAGCTGCTTCGACTAAATTGTTGATTTTCCAACCGTACATTCCCCTGATATTGATTAAGGTAATTACGGGAATTTCTTGCCCTGAAAATAGCTGCACGGTTTTATCGGTGGTTTTGGCGGGAATGCTGACACGTTCGATAAAATCATCGCTGTCTTCCGGTTCAATTTGTCCCGCCAACATCAGGATCAATGTTTCGTAGACATCCGCAGCAAAACCCTGTCTTGGTTCTAAGACATAAATGGGTTTAAGTTCTTGATTGAGCGTCCAAATTAAGGCTTTGGCTTCACTGGGATTTTCTGAGAGATAATCGACCATTTGACGGGCATCGTAGGGATTGGGGGGAATTACTGTACCGTCAATTTCAAATGCTGGCATGAGTTGTTTGAAGGTGTCGCGCCTAGCTTCGCTGCCAAAGTCGTAACCGATGGTTCCCAAGGCGTAGACGAGTTTGGAGGCGGCGCTGGGAGTGATGCCTTCGGTGGGTTGACTGGGGGTGAGGGTAACAACCGTTGTATTGGATGGTTGCGTTGTACCGCAGTCCGCCTGGGAATCAGTGATGCTGTTGGCGAATTCGGAAAACCTAACCCCCCAACCCCCTTCCCTCGCAGGGAAGGGGGAGTCCGAAAGCCCCTCTCCTCTTAGGGGAGGGGTTGGGGAGGGGTCATACCCCTCAGTTAATTTAGCAACAGCATCGTTGATTTCCGGGTGAATTGTGCTAAAAGGTTGAATACTGGTTAACGGTTCTCCGGTTAGTAATTGGAATGCACCGGGAATATTTAATTTACCCATTAAACAGCGTTCCGGTTCTTCTACTTCTTTAGGGTTGCAAGGAATAGCACTATTTAAAATAGCTTGGCGAACTGCCTCGGCATCGGGTTTTTCGCCGCGTTGCAGTTGTATGCTCATTAATAATGCTGAGATTCCGGTAACAATGGGTGCAGCGCAACTGGTGCCTTTTTCGCGAATCGGTTCGTCGGTTCCCGGTTGTGCGCCTAAGATATTTTCCCCATTTGCCATTACGCCTTTACTTTGATAATCTCCACCATAATTACTGAATTTAAAAGGTTGTCCGTCATCGCGGATTGCACCGACAGTAAGGACTCCGGGAAGAATGGCAGGAATGCACCAACATTCTCCTTTGTTGTTGCCACCAGGAGCGACAATTAAAATATTATTGTCTTGGCATTGTTTGACAGCACGAGCAAATAATTCATGGGATACCCCTGTTTGAGTGGGGTGACAGGCGGCGATGTGGATAATGTTTGCGCCTGCTTTTAAGGCTTCGTTGATAGCGTGGGTGAGGTTAATGGGAGAGATGAAGTCATCGCCTGCGAAGGAAATGGGAATATTAATAGCCGTGCAATGGGGGGCAATGCCGGGGACGGGTGAACCGTGTTGTCCTAAGATGGTACTGGCAATGTGGGTGGCATGACTGGATAAGTCGATGCGTCTGCGAATCTGTTCGGGGAACCGGGCAAAAAAGGCTTCTCTTTCTTTTTTGGTTTCGTCCTTGTTGTGGTCTGGGTCTGCTTCTTTTTTGGCTTTTTGTTGTTGGTTAAATTCTGTAGCTAATTTAAGGTAGTAATAATATTCGTCGTTTAGTTCGATATCTTCTGCCCAATAAGGTTTAAATTGGGTAATGTTTGCGCCAACAAAGCAACCCCGTTCTAAGTCTGCTGCACCGTCGAGGATGGCGATTTTGATGCGGGGGTCGCCTTTTGTCCGCTTCCAAAGTTCCGGTATTCCGGGGATGGTGATGAGGTCGGGCATTGGGGGATTTTAGTTAAATGCTTAGTCGAAAATGTATTTTACGTGAATTGGTTTACCCTCAAGGATAAGATTTATAACTATAGAGATATGTGTAGGTTGGGTTTCGTTCCTCAACCCAACATTCATTCATCGATTGTGTTGGGTTTCGCTGTCGTTCGATCCAAGCTACAGTAAATAAGTTTGCAAAAGTCGCAGTCCCGTTTTGCTTCGCCACCGTGCCAGCTAACGGAAAACCCGGAACTGACTCATGTTTTACGTCAATTCATTGAGGCAAACAGAGCGCAATCGTGAGGTGGAAAAAGAGTTTTGACATGAGTTGAGGTAAGTGGTTGAATCGGGGCAGTTACTCCGCGTCGTCGCCCACAAACGGAGTTTGATAACAAAAATACCTATCTTCCGTTTTATCACAATGAGTAAATCCGAAAAGGGGAACCACCCCTTTTTTTCCCGCCCAAGAAGTGGCAGTGATTTCGCGTTGCACAGGAGCAACTTGTTGGGGTCTAATATTTTTCTTTCTCATGATTGTTTGTTTCAAGCTTACTTGTTGGGAT
It encodes:
- a CDS encoding tellurite resistance TerB family protein — its product is MGLFDKITGGRRQTQTTLGPAEGFAAIALIAVAADGYMTDSEAQVISSTLSRMQLFRSYPGDVMRRMIDKLLGILQREGVDALFNAALATLPDELKETVFAVATDIVLADGEVTEEEEKLLNDLYRALEISEATAIKIIDVMMIKNKG
- a CDS encoding ATP-binding protein, coding for MPSLDARSIASILFLQRQAASLLLYQSVLQEEPGIAFINLLDALRRRDADGIVYLSAYGRWFRAVAATNLSWQDYLLKQILRNDNPFTQQLQKQDLASLSPALVAAVQQDLQALQSLYECSGAELSCWVQEASELPLAPVAWYRDDDGTSFLSKLEKKTIAFLQESENWADAIEDLATYYRECGVGIFAEYRAFRWQSGQLIGIGNPDPIKLNELVGYQTQKEALVKNTEFLLTGFSALNVLLYGSRGSGKSSLVKGLLNEYWDSNLRLIEVSKADLKDLAIIVNRLRDLRQKFIIFVDDLSFEEDDDAFKSLKVVLEGNITARPQNVVVYATSNRRHLVREFFADRPRPKDAEEIHNWDTVQEKLSFSDRFGLTLTFEPANQKTYLEIINHLTAQAGIAIDPEQLEKRALQWATRHNGRSGRTARQFVDFLRAELAISE
- a CDS encoding Dps family protein, producing MRPLNIGLSTEQRQGVIDLLNRDLSDAYLLLIKTKKYHWDVVGPQFRSLHQMWEEHYTALTENIDAIAERVRALGGYPLGTAEGFLKYASLKEDAGSLPNAQGMVENLVNDHEQVIRNYRDHIDQCAEKFHDQGTADFLTGLMEQHEEMAWMLRSFIEGEDIVPDGKLKSELKVPVNSK
- a CDS encoding PAS domain S-box protein, producing MQDKEKTKDELIEELVALRQQLVEIEQTKFPQVRSPASSNKIHVSGCDIEWQVERGTFTIAGVPGILMWLDTTLAGLMSAFQAMVGNQRFALALQSEGRKSVETDWQVISQFETFEEGFATLATMARAAGWGNMQLLDIDWEKQLCRFRVADSWEGRYQKALGVCWGSGMMAGKFAGVCTKLFDTNCWSEQTSFIARGDEFDEFVVRSSDRTLEEELDRLLATDSATRADMAVALEKLRQEIAQREKIEAEREQLLHQLEIERSLFEAVLRQMPAGVIIADRVTGKTILANQQVEAILGYPAISEIERYDEYTGIHEDGTPLRKEEYPIARSLKTGETIVKEEVEFIHTNGSRGFVEISSAPIYDRKEITAAVAIFNDITEAKRAKEELRRSEAKFRRLVDANIIGVVSATTDGAITDANDAFLKMTNYTRQDVAEGRVRWDEMTPPDLRYLDVPALEELITKGAHTPYEKAFISKDNRRVPVLVGAALLENDPRENVISFILDLSQRKRAEEAVRENAERLNLALSVTHLGDWSWDAATDAVTLSDRAAEIFGIPSGSFVTWRMMRELLHPEDRERARLAVERAIAERIDYDIEYRLVDRDRTTKWISAKGRAQYNANGQVLRMLGVVQEVTDRKLAEEEKERLLALEQAARLEAENANRIKDQFLAVLSHELRSPLNPILGWTNLLRTRQLDEKTTEKALETIERNAKLQTQLIEDLLDVSRILRGKMVLNVDRVNLISTIDAALETVRLAAEAKGIEIQTWLDWNVGQISGDAGRLQQVFWNLLSNAIKFTPTGGRVEVRLESIGSFAQIQIKDTGMGISPEFLPYVFDYFRQADGGTTRKFGGLGLGLAIVRQLTELHGGTVEAGSLGEGMGATFTIRLPLIETIEETNQDCQLPVTPNNLSGWRILVVDDDADIRELVSIILAEYGANIKVAASGKEALSILDEFQPDILISDIGMPEVDGYMLIRQIRSRSVWEGGKIPAIALTAYAAEYDREQALAAGFQKHIAKPVDTTELISAIFSLLSY
- a CDS encoding tetratricopeptide repeat protein encodes the protein MSRRMLLWTTVFIATLGIVTIVPSRMMAQKPTLSAEQCAEVEEAKRLIQQASQLYKQGRYAQAIPIVERALAMQENVLGSEHPDFALSLIALGELHLKMGNQTQAEALFRRSQATRLYTLGSQYSDAVVCQNRSDGARGRRG
- a CDS encoding PatA/PatG family cyanobactin maturation protease, with protein sequence MPDLITIPGIPELWKRTKGDPRIKIAILDGAADLERGCFVGANITQFKPYWAEDIELNDEYYYYLKLATEFNQQQKAKKEADPDHNKDETKKEREAFFARFPEQIRRRIDLSSHATHIASTILGQHGSPVPGIAPHCTAINIPISFAGDDFISPINLTHAINEALKAGANIIHIAACHPTQTGVSHELFARAVKQCQDNNILIVAPGGNNKGECWCIPAILPGVLTVGAIRDDGQPFKFSNYGGDYQSKGVMANGENILGAQPGTDEPIREKGTSCAAPIVTGISALLMSIQLQRGEKPDAEAVRQAILNSAIPCNPKEVEEPERCLMGKLNIPGAFQLLTGEPLTSIQPFSTIHPEINDAVAKLTEGYDPSPTPPLRGEGLSDSPFPAREGGWGVRFSEFANSITDSQADCGTTQPSNTTVVTLTPSQPTEGITPSAASKLVYALGTIGYDFGSEARRDTFKQLMPAFEIDGTVIPPNPYDARQMVDYLSENPSEAKALIWTLNQELKPIYVLEPRQGFAADVYETLILMLAGQIEPEDSDDFIERVSIPAKTTDKTVQLFSGQEIPVITLINIRGMYGWKINNLVEAALQSVAAQAPQVDEIAMRQALISFVNKVYFEFQNLGQTSKDRALNFSVTNAFQAASSFAEAISRGMQLDTIEVEKSPFCRINSDCWDVILKFFDPENSRRAKRVYRFTVDVSDRIPVTLGEVRSWSVPK